From the Maioricimonas rarisocia genome, one window contains:
- a CDS encoding HEAT repeat domain-containing protein, with protein sequence MTASYDDDRADDLQPNSEFHDTLSAGDDHDLPPVEPPSAGFIVQLFVVPAIIVTVVIGVYLLFGRMASSEVDWRQLVTDVRSDNPHVKWRGALNLAQVLDADELRGETSQRLAANREIATALTDLYSETLSSSPRNDEQAKQLEFLSKALGRLDAHDVVLPVLRDSLDASHERHVRKNAMIAIAMVAGRAAEQDRPLREPGLIDDLVALSHESDSMFRHQAAFALGLLPGDKAHDRLTELLDDADEMTSLNAAIALTRDGSTEGLPVFEDVFRNAADEPLDPAAVSTEEEANHHFETVLMLTNSFRAVDRLRDELSDDQRARLVSAIQPIAENAADATVRMDAKNLILELKSDSTTSAD encoded by the coding sequence ATGACCGCCTCCTACGACGATGACCGGGCGGACGATCTGCAGCCGAACTCCGAGTTCCACGACACTCTGTCGGCTGGCGACGACCACGACCTTCCCCCCGTCGAACCTCCCTCGGCGGGGTTCATCGTGCAGCTGTTCGTCGTGCCGGCGATCATCGTGACCGTCGTCATCGGCGTGTACCTGCTGTTCGGACGGATGGCCTCCTCCGAGGTGGACTGGCGACAGCTGGTGACCGACGTCCGCAGCGACAACCCGCACGTCAAATGGCGGGGCGCCCTCAACCTGGCCCAAGTGCTTGATGCCGACGAGCTGCGCGGCGAAACCAGTCAGCGGCTGGCCGCCAACCGCGAAATTGCCACGGCTCTGACCGACCTGTACAGCGAGACGCTCAGCAGTTCGCCCCGCAACGACGAACAGGCCAAGCAGCTCGAGTTCCTTTCGAAAGCACTGGGACGTCTCGACGCCCACGATGTCGTGCTGCCGGTCCTGCGTGACAGTCTCGACGCGTCGCACGAACGCCACGTTCGCAAGAATGCGATGATCGCCATCGCGATGGTGGCCGGACGTGCCGCCGAACAGGATCGCCCCCTCCGCGAACCCGGTCTCATCGACGATCTGGTGGCGCTGTCTCACGAGAGCGATTCGATGTTTCGCCATCAGGCCGCCTTCGCGCTGGGACTGCTCCCCGGTGACAAGGCACACGATCGATTGACCGAACTGCTGGACGATGCCGACGAGATGACGTCGCTCAACGCGGCGATTGCACTGACCCGCGATGGCTCCACCGAGGGACTGCCGGTCTTCGAGGACGTCTTCCGCAATGCGGCGGACGAGCCACTCGATCCCGCGGCCGTCTCGACCGAAGAGGAAGCGAACCATCACTTCGAAACGGTCCTGATGCTGACGAATTCGTTTCGGGCGGTCGATCGTCTTCGCGATGAACTGAGCGACGACCAGCGGGCCCGGCTGGTCTCGGCGATTCAACCGATTGCCGAGAACGCGGCCGACGCCACCGTTCGAATGGACGCGAAGAATCTGATCCTCGAGCTGAAATCGGACAGCACGACGTCTGCCGATTGA
- a CDS encoding prenyltransferase/squalene oxidase repeat-containing protein, with protein sequence MRYGTNWTRAARWLAMLATVACVLPRTATAAKRDPKVEASVGRSLDYLAREQRRQGYWEANGGQYRVAMTALAGVALLCEGSTTTRGRYAKNVSQAVEYLLDQSQPSGLIGFPDDFHYTYGHGFSMLFLSQVFGEEEDAERRKRIKTVLDRAVRFSAEAQTSRGGWGYVSAKDGNDFDEGSTCITQVQGLRACRNAGIVVPREVIERAKTYIEDCTTDEGGVQYSIRGGGARPPITAAAVAAMFNAGEYESGNVKQMLEFCRENVWPGSGISQGQHFGHWHYMHYYYSQVMYREGKDWDKYFKEISGELLRTQTASGSWTEGHVGPVYVTAINATILQLDKGFLPIYQR encoded by the coding sequence ATGCGATACGGCACGAACTGGACTCGAGCGGCCCGATGGCTCGCGATGCTCGCGACCGTGGCATGTGTGCTTCCCCGCACCGCCACCGCGGCCAAACGGGATCCGAAGGTCGAAGCCTCCGTCGGCCGCTCGCTCGATTACCTCGCCCGCGAACAGCGCCGGCAGGGGTACTGGGAAGCCAACGGCGGGCAGTATCGCGTCGCAATGACCGCGCTGGCCGGGGTCGCCCTGCTCTGCGAAGGATCGACCACCACCCGCGGACGGTATGCGAAAAACGTCAGCCAGGCGGTCGAGTATCTGCTCGACCAGTCGCAGCCTTCCGGGCTGATCGGCTTCCCGGACGACTTCCATTACACGTACGGGCACGGCTTCTCGATGCTGTTTCTCTCGCAGGTCTTCGGCGAGGAAGAAGATGCCGAGCGACGAAAACGCATCAAGACCGTCCTCGATCGGGCCGTCCGCTTCAGCGCCGAAGCGCAGACCTCCCGCGGCGGATGGGGCTACGTCTCGGCGAAAGACGGCAACGACTTCGACGAAGGCTCGACCTGTATCACGCAGGTGCAGGGACTGCGGGCCTGCCGGAATGCCGGCATCGTCGTTCCCAGAGAAGTCATCGAACGGGCGAAAACGTACATCGAAGACTGCACCACCGACGAAGGAGGCGTGCAGTACTCGATCCGTGGTGGCGGCGCCCGTCCCCCCATCACCGCAGCCGCTGTCGCCGCGATGTTCAACGCCGGCGAGTACGAGTCCGGCAACGTGAAGCAGATGCTTGAGTTCTGCCGCGAAAACGTCTGGCCGGGCAGCGGCATCAGCCAGGGCCAGCACTTCGGGCACTGGCACTACATGCATTACTACTACTCGCAGGTGATGTACCGCGAAGGAAAGGACTGGGACAAGTACTTCAAGGAAATCAGCGGCGAACTGCTGCGGACGCAGACGGCGTCCGGCTCGTGGACCGAAGGCCATGTCGGGCCGGTCTACGTAACGGCGATCAACGCCACAATTCTGCAGCTCGACAAGGGATTTCTGCCGATCTACCAGCGCTGA
- the crcB gene encoding fluoride efflux transporter CrcB translates to MAGIDAWQLAAIAFGGSAGAVTRSVVSGWALKRFPEFAPAGTLLVNVAGCFLIGLLMTLVHDRPVLSPRWQAVLITGFLGSLTTFSTFGYQTIELMHEQQWRSAAFNLLANLLLGGVAVLLGAWLGRWGFAPPR, encoded by the coding sequence ATGGCCGGCATTGACGCATGGCAACTGGCTGCGATCGCTTTCGGAGGAAGCGCGGGGGCCGTGACACGGTCGGTCGTGTCCGGCTGGGCACTCAAGCGGTTTCCCGAATTTGCGCCGGCCGGCACGCTGCTGGTGAACGTCGCCGGCTGCTTCCTGATCGGCCTGCTGATGACGCTCGTCCACGACCGGCCGGTCCTGTCTCCCCGCTGGCAGGCGGTACTGATCACCGGGTTTCTCGGCTCGCTGACGACTTTTTCGACATTCGGGTATCAGACGATCGAGCTGATGCACGAACAGCAATGGCGATCGGCCGCGTTCAATCTGCTCGCAAACCTGCTGCTGGGAGGCGTCGCGGTCCTGCTGGGAGCCTGGCTGGGCCGCTGGGGATTCGCCCCACCACGATGA